The following proteins are co-located in the Brienomyrus brachyistius isolate T26 unplaced genomic scaffold, BBRACH_0.4 scaffold35, whole genome shotgun sequence genome:
- the mrpl49 gene encoding mitochondrial ribosomal protein L49 codes for MSASVVNMLTRMCAAIKPTYVWLTPVGVVPSKMGRLRMASSCTGEQKSSVVESTEEYRYVERLIPPTQIPAPPLHDGPAPSGWRPPSAVTPDLPYMVRRSRMHNVPVYTDLTHGNRKTTLLRKIEGDIWALEKDVKEYLVQLTGKSPLTQVNEVTMSIRIKGHFDRELKEWLLEKGF; via the exons ATGTCGGCGTCTGTAGTAAACATGCTCACACGAATGTGTGCGGCGATCAAGCCAACTTACGTGTGGTTAACCCCCGTTGGCGTTGTACCGAGTAAGATGGGGCGCTTACGG ATGGCCAGCAGCTGCACAGGAGAGCAAAAAAGTTCAGTTGTGGAGTCAACGGAGGAATACAGATACGTAGAGCGACTGATCCCGCCCACTCAGATTCCGGCCCCGCCTCTGCACGATGGCCCCGCCCCTTCCGGATGGAGGCCTCCATCAG CAGTTACTCCAGATCTGCCTTACATGGTCCGCCGCTCCCGCATGCACAACGTGCCCGTCTACACAGACCTCACGCATGGCAACCGGAAGACGACGCTGCTGCGCAAGATCGAGGGGGACATCTGG GCCTTGGAGAAGGACGTCAAGGAGTATCTGGTACAGCTGACTGGCAAAAGCCCGCTCACACAAGTCAACGAGGTGACCATGAGCATCCGGATCAAGGGCCACTTTGACAGGGAGCTGAAGGAATGGTTGTTGGAGAAAGGCTTCTGA
- the vps51 gene encoding vacuolar protein sorting-associated protein 51 homolog, producing MDADVGATTPPDSEPARKRRVHGMLKLYYGLNEEGKSSDKPESLDPCDINGPHFDPEVYLNKLRKECSLAELMDQESCMVKQIRALDSDMQTLVYENYNKFISATDTIRKMKNDFKKMEDEMDCLSANMAAITEFSALISGTLQDQHAQITKLSGVHTLLRKLQFLFELPARLNKCLELQAYAQAVSSYRRARSVLKQYSHMPSFRGIQDDCHAIMDQLAQQLRQKFRDGGSSAKDLSECVELLLQLDEPAEELCDKFLSHAQTRLEANLLGLEAELREPTPGPIAASGLSTNSTSKPSASPLAGTPTDLSSPTTNSFPSPTARTDILEFIDRGCNEFVSSLCLVIASYQELFINRPQEGDLASKNIPKMASGKLHSFVDTLAARYFNLVERRIQEEKGVGDNSLLVRALDRFHRRLQAVSKLLPGSAVPSLGTEIVVRAARERIKQYLAALQSFYLDSLTDVRQALATPRISVGGSVVPPGGGILGGTAPGKDAAPSLPELLASLSASILNQIKSVLASVHLFTAKDITFSNKPYFKGEFCSQGVREGLVVSFVKFVCQSSRQFCESAGDRGGSTPPALLLLLSRLCLDYETSTISYILTLTDEQFLAQHHAPVTPVTALCSEAREAAQKLLNHYVKVQGLIISQMLRKSVETRDWVNTIEPRNVRAVMKRVVEDTTSIDVQVGLLYEEGVRKAHSSDSSKRTFSVYSSSRQQVRYAPSYTPSAPMDTNLLSNIHKLFSERIDIFSPVEFNKVSVLTGIIKISLKTFLECVRLRTFGRYGLQQIQVDCHYLQMYLWRFVSDENLVHFLLDEIVGSAAHRCLDPAPMEQSVIEVICERG from the exons ATGGACGCCGACGTCGGTGCCACGACGCCGCCGGATTCGGAGCCGGCGCGGAAACGCAGGGTGCACGGCATGCTGAAGCTGTATTATGGGCTCAATGAAGAGGGCAAGAGCTCTGATAAGCCCGAGTCGCTGGACCCGTGCGACATCAACGGGCCGCATTTCGACCCGGAGGTCTATCTCAACAAG CTGAGGAAGGAGTGCTCTTTGGCTGAGCTGATGGACCAGGAGAGCTGCATGGTGAAGCAGATCCGCGCCTTAGACAGCGACATGCAGACGCTGGTCTACGAGAACTACAACAAATTCATCTCCGCTACAG ACACGATCAGGAAAATGAAGAATGACTTCAAGAAGATGGAAGATGAGATGGACTGCCTGTCCGCCAACATGGCAGCCATCACCGAGTTCAGCGCGCTGATCAGCGGCACCCTGCAGGACCAGCATGCGCAGATCACCAAGCTGTCTG GTGTCCACACACTCCTACGCAAGCTACAGTTTCTGTTCGAGCTCCCGGCGCGGCTCAACAAATGCTTGGAGCTGCAGGCGTACGCGCAGGCCGTGAGCTCGTACCGTCGCGCCCGCTCCGTACTGAAGCAGTACAGCCACATGCCCTCCTTCCGTGGCATCCAAGACGACTGCCACGCCATCATGGACCAGCTGGCCCAACAACTGAGGCAGAAATTCAG GGATGGCGGCTCGAGCGCCAAAGACCTGTCGGAGTGTGTCGAGCTGCTGCTGCAGTTGGACGAGCCAGCAGAGGAGCTCTGTGACAAGTTTCTCAGCCACGCCCAGACCAGACTGGAAGCCAACCTCCTCGGCCTGGAGGCGGAGCTCCGAGAGCCTACTCCCGGGCCAATCGCTGCGTCCGGTCTCTCTACCAATTCCACTAGCAAGCCGTCCGCGTCCCCTCTTGCTGGCACTCCGACTGATTTGAGCTCCCCAACGACAAATTCTTTCCCGTCTCCCACCGCCAGGACAGACATTTTAGAATTTATTGACAGAGGCTGCAACGAGTTTGTCAGCAGCCTCTGTCTGGTCATTGCCTCCTATCAGGAGCTGTTCATTAACCGTCCACAAGAGGGCGACCTGGCATCGAAGAACATCCCCAAGATGGCTAGTGGCAAGCTCCACAGCTTTGTTGACACCTTGGCTGCTCGGTACTTTAACTTGGTGGAGCGCAGGATACAGGAGGAGAAGGGAGTGGGTGATAACTCGTTGCTGGTCCGGGCTCTGGACCGCTTTCATCGGCGCCTCCAGGCCGTATCCAAACTGCTCCCTGGGTCTGCAGTACCAAGCCTGGGCACTGAGATTGTGGTGCGGGCCGCTAGGGAGCGGATCAAGCAGTACCTGGCTGCCCTGCAGAGCTTCTACCTGGACAGCCTGACTGATGTGAGGCAGGCTCTGGCTACTCCACGCATATCCGTGGGGGGGTCGGTAGTGCCCCCGGGTGGAGGAATCCTGGGGGGGACAGCGCCTGGTAAGGACGCTGCTCCAAGTCTCCCAGAGCTCCTAGCCTCTCTGTCCGCATCCATTTTGAACCAGATTAAGTCAGTGCTGGCATCCGTACACCTCTTCACGGCTAAAGACATCACCTTCTCCAACAAGCCGTACTTCAAG GGGGAGTTCTGCAGCCAGGGCGTTCGCGAAGGTCTGGTGGTGAGCTTCGTCAAGTTCGTGTGCCAGTCGTCGCGCCAGTTCTGCGAGAGCGCCGGCGACCGGGGCGGCTCCACTCCTCCCGCCCTGCTGCTACTGCTGTCGCGGCTCTGCCTGGACTACGAGACCTCCACCATTTCCTACATCCTCACCCTCACGGACGAACAGTTCCTGGCGCAG catcacGCCCCAGTGACACCCGTCACGGCGCTGTGTTCCGAGGCCCGCGAGGCCGCACAGAAGCTGCTCAACCACTACGTTAAG GTACAGGGCCTCATCATCTCCCAGATGCTGCGGAAGAGCGTGGAGACGCGGGACTGGGTCAACACCATCGAGCCGCGCAACGTGCGCGCCGTCATGAAGAGGGTCGTGGAAGATACCACTTCTATAGACGTGCAG GTGGGCTTGCTGTATGAAGAGGGCGTGAGGAAGGCCCACAGCAGCGACTCTAGCAAGAGGACCTTCTCCGTCTACAGCAGCTCCAGGCAGCAGGTCCGCTACGCCCCCAGCTATACTCCCAG TGCTCCTATGGACACCAACCTGCTGAGTAACATTCACAAGCTCTTCTCGGAGAGGATCGACATCTTCAGCCCTGTGGAGTTCAACAAG GTGTCGGTGCTGACAGGGATCATAAAGATCAGCCTCAAGACGTTCCTGGAGTGTGTGCGTCTGCGCACCTTCGGCCGCTACGGCCTGCAGCAGATCCAGGTGGATTGCCACTACCTGCAGATGTACCTGTGGCGGTTTGTGTCCGACGAGAACCTGGTACATTTCCTGCTGGACGAGATCGTGGGCAGTGCGGCCCATCGGTGCCTGGACCCCGCGCCCATGGAGCAGAGCGTCATCGAGGTCATCTGCGAGAGGGGGTAG
- the znhit2 gene encoding zinc finger HIT domain-containing protein 2, with translation MNPVLKRGMPACVRTLLTDIEPKGEHRYWSAEDEEVDPVDRDGISLPRRGTAKPGELLSPAGRTEAGEMRDSVSEMPDRMCGLCLKEPLRYTCPRCNVPYCSVACYRSPTHSTCSEEFYKESVMQELKRTGSTEQEGRRQMQEILLRLRERENEGGGETEQMLKELEEEGHGGAEDNRQILEHLSRLAEIQTSGAGNAEEIEAILKNLREIGEGGVAREQAEEITAGKEDVEEGDGQTEEDLADRLSGLDLNSLSEEQLWALLPQQDKEKFKELVKGGAIGGLVPLWRPWWETHEQGKGALMEVLGDVTEHEAQSERKGGADSLEVLQGEAEGKKRSAREKVKNKGRYKERAQPALNEEEMESANETGRTKSVSEGRDAERTRPSAVPGRKRTHSPNADSVPPVSKKIPPLRSLSSNASPLVRYSLVNALYGYTFSLCLFNGDLSESDLVQDFCQVTLAGSECLSSNRVFGSLREALDGGAMAVVEGGYAERGDTTTAARTTEAVAHILTGSSKRDPIGYCLAALSQLRVTFTQARGALSKEGDNGETRRKYFAAGKKCEFLQAWVKENGQEVTALARAVWAQLNRSEGERGTLEKEKKEVENRWSKGQGRKKGPMIVELD, from the coding sequence ATGAACCCTGTGCTGAAGAGGGGAATGCCGGCTTGTGTGAGAACTCTGCTGACAGACATTGAACCTAAAGGCGAGCATCGGTACTGGAGTGCGGAAGATGAGGAGGTGGACCCAGTCGACAGAGATGGAATTTCGCTGCCCAGGAGAGGGACTGCAAAGCCTGGGGAACTGTTGTCACCTGCTGGCAGGACAGAGGCAGGTGAAATGAGGGACAGTGTTTCGGAAATGCCGGATAGAatgtgtggactgtgtttgaAAGAACCTCTGCGTTATACCTGCCCGCGATGTAACGTGCCGTACTGCAGCGTGGCGTGCTATAGAAGCCCCACCCATTCCACCTGCTCTGAGGAGTTCTACAAGGAGTCCGTCATGCAGGAGCTGAAGAGGACGGGGAGTACAGAACAGGAAGGCAGGAGACAGATGCAGGAGATCTTGCTGAGGCTGAGAGAAAGGGAGAATGAAGGAGGGGGCGAGACGGAGCAAATGctgaaggagctggaggaggaaggacatggagGTGCAGAAGATAACAGACAAATTCTGGAGCATCTGTCACGGCTGGCAGAGATTCAGACATCGGGGGCGGGGAACGCAGAGGAGATAGAGGCTATATTAAAGAATCTCAGGGAGATTGGGGAGGGTGGTGTGGCAAGAGAGCAGGCAGAAGAGATTACTGCAGGAAAAGAAGATGTAGAGGAAGGCGATGGACAGACAGAAGAGGATTTAGCAGACAGGCTGTCAGGGTTGGATCTGAACTCTCTCTCAGAGGAGCAGCTGTGGGCTCTGTTGCCCCAGCAGGATAAGGAGAAGTTTAAGGAGCTGGTGAAAGGGGGGGCCATCGGGGGGCTGGTGCCCCTGTGGAGGCCCTGGTGGGAGACGCATGAGCAAGGGAAGGGGGCCCTGATGGAGGTGCTGGGAGATGTTACAGAGCATGAGGCGCAGAGTGAGAGGAAAGGAGGAGCTGACAGCTTAGAAGTGCTACAGGGAGAGGCAGAGGGAAAAAAGAGGAGCGCAAGGGAGAAGGTAAAAAACAAGGGGAGATACAAGGAGCGAGCACAGCCTGCTTTAAATGAAGAAGAGATGGAGAGTGCCAATGAGACTGGTAGGACCAAGAGCGTTTCAGAGGGCCGAGATGCTGAGAGGACCAGGCCTTCAGCGGTCCCGGGCCGGAAGAGGACGCACAGCCCTAACGCAGACTCCGTGCCGCCTGTGAGCAAGAAGATCCCGCCTCTGCGCTCCCTGTCCTCTAATGCCTCCCCATTGGTGCGTTACAGCTTGGTCAACGCCCTATACGGATACACCTTCTCCCTGTGCCTCTTCAATGGGGATCTCTCGGAGTCTGACCTGGTCCAGGACTTCTGCCAAGTGACGCTGGCTGGTTCCGAGTGTCTGAGCTCTAACCGGGTCTTCGGTTCTCTACGGGAGGCCCTGGATGGGGGAGCCATGGCCGTGGTGGAGGGCGGGTACGCCGAACGGGGGGACACAACCACCGCAGCCAGGACGACGGAGGCTGTGGCCCACATTCTGACTGGGAGTAGCAAGCGGGACCCAATTGGATACTGCTTAGCAGCGCTGTCTCAATTACGTGTGACTTTCACGCAGGCCAGGGGGGCTCTGTCAAAGGAGGGCGACAACGGTGAAACCAGGAGGAAGTATTTCGCTGCAGGAAAGAAATGCGAGTTTTTGCAGGCCTGGGTCAAAGAGAATGGCCAGGAAGTGACAGCGTTGGCCCGGGCAGTGTGGGCGCAGCTTAATAGGAgcgagggggagagggggactCTGGAGAAGGAGAAAAAGGAGGTAGAGAACCGGTGGAGCAAAGGACAGGGCCGGAAGAAGGGGCCGATGATTGTAGAGCTTGATTAA
- the faub gene encoding FAU ubiquitin like and ribosomal protein S30 fusion b, protein MQLFVQSQSLHTLEVSDNQTVAHIKAQIEALEGVACADQVVSLGGAPLRDDDLIGQVVLEEFSTLEVTLRLLGGKVHGSLARAGKVRGQTPKVDKQEKKKKRTGRAKRRIQYNRRFVNVVPTFGKKKGPNANS, encoded by the exons ATGCAGCTGTTCGTTCAGTCTCAGAGCTTGCACACCCTAGAGGTGTCTGATAACCAGACCGTCGCTCACATCAAG gctCAAATTGAGGCTTTAGAGGGCGTGGCCTGTGCAGACCAGGTGGTTTCGCTGGGTGGGGCTCCCCTGCGGGAtgacgatctgattggtcaggTCGTCCTTGAGGAGTTCAGCACTCTTGAGGTCACTCTCCGCTTGCTGGGAG GTAAAGTGCACGGATCTCTGGCCAGAGCTGGGAAAGTCAGAGGACAGACCCCCAAG GTCGACAAgcaggagaagaagaagaagaggacGGGTCGTGCGAAGAGGAGGATCCAGTACAACCGGCGCTTCGTCAACGTGGTGCCGACCTTCGGCAAAAAGAAGGGCCCCAACGCCAACTCATAA
- the LOC125721837 gene encoding ubiquinol-cytochrome-c reductase complex assembly factor 3 — MSSVRTILGYAGIAGVIGLGGALWFMMLPGEDKRREMMKNLPEASPARMEETRQRNTLLLQAIKEAAETNENVARRFGHSRND, encoded by the exons ATGAGTAGCGTAAGAACAATACTGGGATATGCAGGAATTGCTGGCGTGATCGGCTTAGGGGGCGCCCTGTGGTTTATGATGTTGCCGGGAGAAGACAAAAGGAGAGAGATGATGAAG AACCTGCCGGAGGCGAGCCCCGCACGAATGGAGGAGACGCGGCAAAGAAACACGCTGCTGCTCCAGGCGATAAAGGAGGCTGCAGAAACCAATGAGAACGTAGCCAGACGATTTGGACATTCAAGGAATGACTGA
- the tm7sf2 gene encoding delta(14)-sterol reductase TM7SF2, whose amino-acid sequence MLHCQLYYVAWTFNTCHIVEISEMKPDKRRCASTKDREFGGTLGATCIPVFLPLTVLYLLSVCRTPGAALLQWPPPLPPASQLWDPVAAALVLGWLTLQIVLYLFPVGKVAEGMVLRDGTKLRYPINGFHALCISAILLALSVWLGMPLGYLFELLVPLATCAMGLSFLLSLYLYIRSFWAPKHALALGGDTGNPLYDFFMGRELNPRIGSFDLKYFCELRPGLIGWVVINLGMLMKEVELRDSPSLAMLLVNGFQLLYVADALWNEEAVLTTMDIVHDGFGFMLAFGDLTWVPFTYSLQANFLVVHPQPLGPVGAAAIVFMNGVGYYIFRQSNSQKNQFRRDPTHPSVAGLETIPTATGKRLLVSGWWGLVRHPNYLGDLLMATAWTLPCGTSHILPYFYVLYFTVLLIHREARDERQCRSKYGLAWETYCRRVPYRIFPYIY is encoded by the exons ATGCTTCACTGTCAGCTGTATTATGTCGCTTGGACTTTTAATACCTGTCATATAGTGGAAATAAG TGAAATGAAGCCGGACAAACGCAGATGCGCATCCACGAAGGACAGGGAATTTGGTGGGACCTTAG GCGCCACCTGTATCCCCGTCTTCCTGCCGCTGACTGTGCTTTACCTGCTGTCCGTCTGCCGCACCCCCGGTGCTGCCCTGCTCCAATGGCCCCCTCCCCTGCCTCCCGCCTCCCAGCTGTGGGACCCCGTAGCTGctgctctggtcctggggtgGCTGACCCTGCAGATCGTCCTCTATCTGTTCCCCGTGGGAAAG GTTGCTGAAGGAATGGTGCTCAGAGATGGGACCAAACTCAGATATCCTATCAATG GTTTCCACGCACTGTGCATCAGCGCCATCCTGCTGGCCTTGTCTGTGTGGTTAGGCATGCCTTTGGGGTACCTGTTTGAGCTGCTGGTGCCTTTAGCGACATGTGCAATGGGCCTGTCATTCCTGCTCTCCCTGTATCTCTACATACGTTCATTCTGGGCGCCCAAACATGCCCTGGCTCTAGGGGGCGATACAG GTAACCCTCTCTACGATTTTTTTATGGGACGTGAGCTGAACCCACGAATCGGAAGCTTTGACCTCAAGTATTTCTGTGAGCTTCGGCCTGGTCTCATTGGGTGG GTTGTCATAAACCTGGGTATGCTAATGAAGGAGGTGGAGCTACGAGACTCCCCATCCCTTGCCATGCTATTGGTCAACGGCTTCCAGTTGCTTTATGTGGCCGACGCCCTGTGGAATGAG GAGGCCGTGCTGACCACCATGGACATCGTGCACGACGGATTTGGCTTCATGCTGGCCTTCGGGGACCTGACCTGGGTTCCGTTTACCTACAGCCTGCAGGCTAACTTCCTGGTGGTGCACCCTCAGCCGCTGGGCCCCGTCGGCGCTGCTGCCATCGTCTTCATGAACG GTGTGGGCTATTATATCTTTCGCCAGTCCAACTCACAGAAGAACCAGTTTCGACGGGACCCCACTCATCCCAGCGTAGCAG GTTTGGAGACGATTCCCACGGCAACGGGGAAGCGCCTTCTGGTGTCTGGTTGGTGGGGGCTTGTCCGACACCCCAATTACCTGGGAGACCTGCTCATGGCCACTGCCTGGACACTCCCCTGTG GCACCTCACACATCCTCCCTTACTTCTACGTCCTGTACTTCACCGTCCTTCTCATCCACCGGGAGGCTCGGGACGAGAGGCAATGCAGGAGCAAGTACGGCCTGGCCTGGGAGACCTACTGCCGCAGGGTGCCCTACAGGATCTTCCCTTACATCTACTGA
- the frmd8 gene encoding FERM domain-containing protein 8, with protein MEGGECGSLPEQPGHSQRGSVSSSGLRAQDVLIYLVGDSAVHLCFEGVSYITVQELGRSVRETLHIPDSAQDAFAFWLCSPLLELQLKPKHQPYKLCRQWQDLLYRFTEASEEDISQDEPFLQYRRNVFFPRAKELQIEEEAVLKLLYEEAKDNVLGGRYPCDPEHWLRLGALSCALELEPGLDPAKALAAVREKKLSCFVPAHVAGGSGGLLSTLRGRAARQAGLEQQLLEEYAAISHGAEDGSPQEPTHYLRKYLSTCHALPYYGCAFFTGDIDKPAQGILHRGGRKAVSVGISLEGVYIMDVKEKHILLGLRFSELSWDHSYPEGEGDSHILWLEFDGNEAGTPVNRLLKIYSKQAELMSGLIEFCVELRAIAEGTATGSDGDLGPPQAQAGAAGAAGRPRGGQRGKLRRQSSVVCSRVHTLSTISYVDDGKEIKRLKPKRAASFFNRQAAAPAYSAVQVTESLEQG; from the exons ATGGAGGGAGGGGAGTGCGGCAGCTTGCCCGAGCAGCCGGGACACTCGCAGAGGGGCAGCGTGTCTTCATCTGGCCTCCGCG CCCAGGATGTGCTGATATACCTGGTCGGGGACAGCGCAGTGCACCTCTGCTTCGAGGGGGTCAGCTACATCACCGTGCAGGAGCTGGGCCGCAGTGTGCGGGAAACGCTGCACATCCCGGACTCGGCGCAGGACgccttcgccttttggctctgCTCCCCCCTGCTAG AGCTGCAGCTGAAGCCCAAACACCAGCCATACAAGCTGTGCCGCCAGTGGCAGGACCTGCTGTACCGCTTCACCGAGGCCTCGGAGGAGGACATCTCGCAGG ATGAGCCATTTCTGCAGTACAGGAGAAACGTCTTCTTTCCCCGAGCCAAAGAGCTCCAG ATAGAAGAGGAGGCCGTACTGAAGCTCCTGTACGAGGAGGCGAAGGACaatgtcctggggggccggtacCCCTGCGACCCCGAGCACTGGTTGAGGCTGGGTGCACTCTCCTGTGCCCTGGAGCTGGAGCCGGGCCTGGACCCCGCCAAAGCCTTGGCTGCCGTACG GGAGAAGAAGCTCTCGTGCTTTGTGCCAGCCCACGTGGCAGGAGGCAGCGGGGGGCTTCTGTCGACTCTGAGGGGCAGAGCGGCCCGCCAGGCAGGCCTGGAGCAGCAGCTGCTCGAGGAGTACGCCGCCATTAGCCACGGCGCCGAGGACGGCAGCCCGCAGGAGCCGACTCATTACCTGCGGAAGTACCTCAGCACCTGTCACGCTTTGCCTTACTATGG GTGCGCTTTCTTCACGGGAGACATCGACAAGCCCGCCCAGGGCATCCTGCATCGGGGGGGTCGCAAGGCCGTCAGCGTGGGCATCAGCCTGGAGGGGGTGTACATCATGGATGTCAAAGAGAAG CACATCCTCCTGGGCCTGCGCTTCAGCGAGCTGTCCTGGGACCACAGTTACCCTGAAGGGGAGGGCGACTCGCACATACTGTGGCTCGAGTTTGACGGCAATGAGGCAGGAACCCCTGTTAACAGGCTGCTGAAGATCTACTCTaaacag GCGGAGCTAATGAGCGGCCTGATCGAGTTCTGCGTGGAGCTGCGGGCCATCGCGGAGGGGACGGCGACGGGCTCAGATGGCGACCTCGGGCCCCCCCAGGCACAGGCGGGCGCAGCAGGGGCTGCTGGCAGGCCGAGGGGGGGCCAGCGCGGGAAGCTGCGCAGGCAGAGCAGCGTGGTGTGCAGCCGCGTCCACACCCTCAGCACCATCAGCTACGTGGACGACG gcaaggAGATTAAGCGCCTGAAACCAAAAAGAGCAGCGTCGTTCTTCAACCGTCAGGCAGCCGCTCCCGCCTACTCCGCCGTCCAGGTGACGGAGAGCCTGGAGCAGGGGTGA